A stretch of the Synergistaceae bacterium genome encodes the following:
- a CDS encoding Rha family transcriptional regulator: MKFEKRIFWVVAFALFFAVHSSVESSAANFIESQYKDRGKFYPEFLLTKDGFSYIAMGFTDKKAAAFKIAYIERFNLVEAFINALHAAKLEHPAFTEAVMLAHPEPKTYHFSNETDMINRIVLGMFAKQFKETRGLQGDIPSIRPYLATDEIHTIKTLQRADIGMLNALYAKYIDDGIGR; encoded by the coding sequence GTGAAGTTTGAAAAAAGGATCTTTTGGGTTGTCGCGTTTGCGCTCTTTTTTGCCGTCCATTCAAGCGTAGAGTCTTCAGCCGCCAATTTCATTGAATCTCAGTACAAAGATCGAGGCAAATTTTATCCTGAGTTCCTTTTGACGAAAGACGGATTCTCGTATATCGCGATGGGCTTCACCGACAAGAAAGCGGCGGCATTCAAAATCGCCTACATCGAGCGCTTCAATCTGGTGGAAGCCTTCATCAATGCGCTCCATGCCGCGAAGCTCGAACACCCGGCTTTCACTGAGGCCGTCATGCTGGCGCACCCGGAGCCGAAGACCTACCACTTTTCGAACGAGACCGACATGATCAACCGTATCGTTCTCGGCATGTTCGCGAAACAGTTTAAAGAGACGCGTGGGTTGCAAGGCGATATACCGAGCATCCGGCCGTACCTCGCTACCGATGAGATCCACACGATCAAGACTTTGCAACGCGCTGATATTGGGATGTTGAACGCCTTATACGCGAAGTATATAGACGATGGAATAGGTAGGTGA